A region of Methyloversatilis discipulorum DNA encodes the following proteins:
- a CDS encoding beta-ribofuranosylaminobenzene 5'-phosphate synthase family protein: MNAPHATAAALQVRAPARLHMGFVDLDGSLGRRFGSVGLTLEGLNTTLQIRPATALEVSGHDAERARRYAATICERFNLPPARIDITGAIPSHSGLGSGTQLALAVGMALARLYGLSLSSRDVAGLLDRGARSGIGIGSFDGGGFIVDGGRGALDAPPPIVAQMPFPAEWRMVLIFDHACRGLHGAAEKEAFRVLPPYKAGLADRLSRLVLMRALPALAERDIDMFGAAINELQHCVGDYFAPAQGGRYTSALVSSVAEHMAGLGAACIGQSSWGPTGFALAPSEAEANAMVAAARTRFAQAEGLELMVCAARNEGAQWTELPG; the protein is encoded by the coding sequence ATGAACGCTCCGCACGCGACCGCCGCCGCCCTGCAAGTCCGGGCACCCGCTCGCCTGCACATGGGGTTCGTCGACCTTGATGGCAGCCTCGGGCGACGCTTCGGCAGCGTCGGCCTCACGCTGGAAGGTCTGAACACCACCCTGCAGATCCGCCCGGCCACAGCGCTGGAAGTCAGCGGCCACGACGCCGAGAGGGCGCGCCGCTACGCCGCGACGATCTGCGAACGCTTCAATCTCCCCCCCGCCCGCATCGACATCACCGGCGCCATTCCATCGCATTCGGGGCTGGGCTCCGGCACGCAACTTGCTCTCGCGGTCGGCATGGCGCTGGCGCGTCTGTACGGCCTGTCGCTGAGTTCGCGTGACGTTGCCGGCCTGCTCGACCGCGGTGCACGTTCGGGCATCGGCATCGGCAGTTTCGATGGCGGCGGTTTCATCGTCGATGGCGGCCGCGGTGCGCTGGACGCCCCACCGCCCATCGTCGCGCAAATGCCGTTCCCGGCGGAGTGGCGCATGGTGCTGATCTTCGATCACGCCTGTCGCGGTCTGCACGGGGCGGCCGAGAAGGAGGCATTCCGCGTGCTGCCGCCCTACAAGGCGGGGCTGGCGGACCGCCTGAGCCGGCTGGTGCTGATGCGTGCCCTGCCGGCGCTGGCCGAGCGCGACATCGACATGTTCGGTGCCGCGATCAACGAATTGCAGCACTGTGTCGGCGACTATTTCGCGCCGGCACAGGGTGGCCGCTACACCAGCGCGCTGGTGAGCAGCGTCGCGGAACACATGGCCGGGCTCGGTGCGGCCTGCATCGGTCAGAGCTCTTGGGGACCGACCGGCTTCGCGCTGGCGCCGTCGGAAGCCGAAGCGAACGCCATGGTGGCGGCTGCGCGCACACGGTTCGCGCAGGCGGAGGGACTGGAATTGATGGTGTGCGCTGCGCGCAACGAAGGTGCGCAGTGGACGGAACTGCCGGGCTGA
- a CDS encoding NAD(P)-dependent methylenetetrahydromethanopterin dehydrogenase — MENPYILHMFSPTNNISPFDVNMACDAGFQVLMPYSGVGLDQIYGLTQDAIFSRGPNGVKRTGIFIGGRDIGLAADMLDACRGAMVPPFEVSVFADPSGAFTTAAALVACVERQLRKAHNTELEGKTVLVLGGTGPVGTAAAVLASSAGAKVLVGSHSSAMRARVASEVVNTRYGSSVEPVEAGSNEQKESLMPQANVILCTAKAGIQVLSKAQLQNARSLLVAADVNAVPPAGIEGLGVMDDGKPLGAGSGKAVGIGALAIGNVKYLCQRGLFQRMINTDKPVYLDFRDAFATARDLVA, encoded by the coding sequence ATGGAAAACCCGTACATCCTGCACATGTTCAGCCCCACCAACAACATCAGCCCCTTCGATGTGAACATGGCGTGCGACGCCGGCTTCCAGGTGCTGATGCCATACTCCGGCGTCGGCCTCGACCAGATCTATGGCCTCACCCAGGACGCCATCTTCTCGCGCGGCCCCAATGGCGTGAAGCGCACCGGCATCTTCATCGGCGGCCGTGACATCGGTCTGGCGGCCGACATGCTCGACGCCTGCCGTGGCGCCATGGTGCCGCCGTTCGAAGTGTCGGTGTTCGCCGACCCGTCGGGCGCCTTCACCACCGCTGCCGCCCTCGTCGCCTGCGTCGAGCGTCAGCTGCGCAAGGCGCACAACACCGAACTCGAAGGCAAGACCGTGCTGGTGCTCGGCGGTACCGGCCCGGTCGGCACCGCCGCTGCAGTGCTGGCTTCCAGCGCCGGCGCCAAGGTATTGGTCGGCAGCCATTCGAGCGCGATGCGCGCCCGCGTCGCCTCGGAAGTCGTGAACACCCGTTACGGTTCGTCGGTCGAGCCGGTCGAAGCGGGTTCGAACGAACAGAAGGAAAGCCTGATGCCCCAGGCCAACGTCATCCTGTGCACGGCGAAGGCAGGCATCCAGGTGCTGAGCAAGGCCCAGCTCCAGAACGCGCGCTCGCTGCTGGTCGCTGCGGACGTGAACGCCGTTCCGCCGGCGGGCATCGAGGGGCTGGGTGTCATGGACGACGGCAAGCCGCTCGGCGCCGGATCGGGCAAGGCCGTCGGCATCGGCGCACTGGCCATCGGCAACGTGAAGTACCTGTGCCAGCGCGGTCTGTTCCAGCGCATGATCAACACCGACAAGCCGGTCTATCTCGATTTCCGCGACGCCTTCGCTACCGCACGCGATCTGGTCGCCTGA
- a CDS encoding ATP-grasp domain-containing protein encodes MSHWLIVAGSARALARACVDAGWRCDVIDPFADSDTAPLARCLVRGTLSGDHFDERLPALVRSMAGDWRGIVVGSGFEAVPSMLDELAAIAPLYGNDAATVARCKAPLDLAAKAHRAGVRCAEVDMSGPVAGDDWLMKPIGGCGGIGVRAARAGEAIAEGWFAQRRIDGVPASVLFLADGHDARLVGVTRQYPGSVAGPYAWCEAVGDLPLSPAQQARLARDVVALTQQFGLRGLNGADLVFDGEHAVLVEINPRPTATMMLYEQRVAGGLFAAHVAACEGRLDEVELLAGDAVYGLRVVYAPDTLRIGDDAAWPAWSADRPPAGSTTARAMPLCTVLATGRDGADVSRLLRQRERQLLDTPGLFAGQMTTTALS; translated from the coding sequence GTGTCGCACTGGCTCATCGTCGCCGGCAGCGCGCGCGCGCTAGCGCGCGCCTGCGTCGATGCCGGCTGGCGCTGTGACGTGATCGATCCATTTGCCGACAGCGACACCGCGCCACTGGCCCGCTGTCTCGTACGCGGCACGCTGTCCGGTGACCACTTCGACGAGCGGCTGCCGGCGCTGGTCCGGTCGATGGCTGGCGACTGGCGCGGCATCGTCGTCGGCTCGGGTTTCGAAGCCGTCCCGTCCATGCTCGATGAACTGGCCGCGATCGCACCGCTGTATGGCAACGACGCTGCCACGGTCGCCCGTTGCAAGGCGCCGCTGGATCTTGCGGCGAAGGCACACCGGGCCGGTGTGCGCTGCGCGGAGGTCGACATGTCGGGCCCGGTGGCCGGCGACGACTGGCTGATGAAGCCGATAGGCGGCTGTGGCGGCATCGGCGTACGTGCAGCGCGAGCCGGCGAGGCGATCGCCGAGGGCTGGTTCGCACAGCGCCGCATCGACGGCGTGCCGGCGTCGGTGCTGTTTCTCGCCGACGGTCACGACGCGCGCCTCGTCGGCGTCACGCGCCAGTATCCGGGCAGCGTGGCCGGTCCCTACGCCTGGTGCGAAGCGGTCGGCGATCTGCCACTGAGTCCCGCACAGCAGGCGCGGCTGGCGCGCGATGTCGTTGCACTGACGCAGCAGTTCGGTCTGCGCGGTCTGAATGGCGCGGATCTGGTGTTCGACGGCGAGCACGCGGTGCTGGTCGAAATCAACCCGCGGCCCACCGCAACGATGATGCTGTACGAACAACGCGTGGCCGGTGGCCTGTTTGCCGCCCACGTGGCGGCCTGCGAGGGCCGGCTTGACGAGGTCGAACTGCTGGCCGGCGACGCGGTGTACGGACTGCGCGTGGTTTACGCGCCGGACACGCTGCGGATCGGCGACGACGCGGCATGGCCGGCCTGGAGTGCCGACCGGCCACCGGCCGGCAGCACGACGGCGCGCGCGATGCCGCTCTGCACGGTGCTCGCCACGGGCCGCGACGGCGCCGACGTGAGCCGGCTGCTGCGGCAGCGCGAACGACAACTTCTGGACACGCCCGGCCTTTTCGCCGGACAGATGACGACAACAGCCCTTTCGTGA
- the mch gene encoding methenyltetrahydromethanopterin cyclohydrolase produces MSNPEHGPVLTGAQPSVGKHVMALVEGLVRDADALRIKIEPLPGGGRVIDAGINCPGGIEAGRRITEICMGGLGTATFNTREAHWPLIINVHSTHPVVACLASQYAGWSLSHGEGKEAFHALGSGPGRALAVKEPLYKELGYKDDAKHAVLVLEVDRQPPAEVLAKIRRDCNVPDDGVTLILTPTRSLAGTVQVVGRVLEVALHKVHALGFPLQDIVDGSASAPIAPPAPDFLNAMGRTNDAILFGGVAQLYVDCEDDAAADLAQKLPSSASRDYGRPFAEVFKEVKYDFYKIDPMLFAPARVVVSNLRTGKSFRAGQINTELLAKSFGEGK; encoded by the coding sequence ATGAGCAACCCTGAACACGGCCCGGTGCTGACCGGCGCACAGCCCAGCGTGGGCAAGCATGTGATGGCCCTGGTCGAGGGGCTGGTGCGCGACGCCGACGCGCTGCGCATCAAGATCGAGCCGCTGCCCGGTGGCGGTCGCGTCATCGACGCCGGCATCAACTGCCCGGGCGGCATCGAAGCCGGCCGCCGCATCACCGAAATCTGCATGGGCGGCCTCGGCACCGCGACCTTCAACACGCGTGAAGCACACTGGCCGCTCATCATCAACGTGCATTCCACGCACCCGGTCGTCGCCTGTCTGGCCAGCCAGTACGCCGGCTGGAGCCTGTCGCACGGCGAAGGCAAGGAGGCCTTCCACGCACTGGGTTCCGGCCCGGGCCGCGCGCTGGCGGTGAAGGAGCCGCTGTACAAGGAACTGGGCTACAAGGACGACGCGAAGCACGCCGTGCTGGTGCTCGAAGTCGACCGTCAGCCGCCAGCCGAGGTGCTGGCCAAGATCCGCCGCGACTGCAATGTGCCCGACGACGGCGTGACGCTCATCCTGACGCCGACGCGCAGCCTCGCCGGCACCGTGCAGGTGGTCGGCCGCGTGCTCGAAGTGGCGCTGCACAAGGTGCACGCGCTCGGCTTCCCGCTGCAGGACATCGTCGACGGCTCGGCCAGCGCACCGATCGCACCGCCGGCGCCCGACTTCCTGAACGCGATGGGCCGCACCAACGACGCCATCCTGTTCGGCGGCGTCGCCCAGCTCTATGTCGATTGCGAAGACGACGCTGCGGCCGATCTGGCGCAGAAGCTGCCCTCCTCCGCCTCGCGCGACTACGGCCGTCCGTTCGCCGAAGTGTTCAAGGAAGTGAAGTACGACTTCTACAAGATCGACCCGATGCTGTTCGCACCGGCCCGCGTGGTGGTGAGCAATCTGCGCACCGGCAAGAGCTTCCGCGCCGGCCAGATCAACACGGAACTGCTGGCCAAGTCCTTCGGCGAGGGCAAGTAA
- a CDS encoding ATP-grasp domain-containing protein → MNVQQADIAIVTDEPGWHGARLREAFRARGLLARYVSLGDCHIDLQRGISGVVMPGFEQKLPQAVFVRGVAGGSLQQVVLRMDFLHYLGELGIPVYNHARAIEKSVDKAMTSVLLHRAGIPTPPTWVTEQEAEARAVLMREFAAGHDVLVKPLFGSQGEGIVRLKAGDALPAAETLGNVWYMQRYSARSRDSVGEWSDWRVMVIDGKPVAAMLRRGKSWLNNVAQGGVCEAIPVSPDDALMRLAVDATRACGMDYAGIDILRDDHGELTVLEVNSIPAWKGLQSVTPLNIAQLLADDLLRRIPGASVIAC, encoded by the coding sequence ATGAACGTGCAGCAGGCGGACATCGCCATCGTCACCGACGAGCCGGGCTGGCACGGCGCCCGGCTGCGCGAGGCCTTCCGCGCGCGCGGCCTGCTGGCCCGTTACGTCAGCCTCGGCGACTGCCACATCGATCTGCAGCGCGGCATTTCCGGCGTCGTGATGCCGGGCTTCGAACAGAAGCTGCCGCAGGCGGTGTTCGTGCGCGGCGTGGCCGGCGGCTCGCTGCAGCAGGTGGTGCTGCGCATGGATTTCCTGCACTACCTGGGCGAGTTGGGGATCCCGGTCTACAACCACGCGCGCGCCATCGAGAAGAGCGTGGACAAGGCGATGACCAGCGTGCTGCTGCATCGCGCCGGCATCCCGACGCCGCCGACCTGGGTGACCGAACAGGAAGCCGAGGCGCGCGCGGTGCTGATGCGCGAATTCGCTGCCGGGCACGACGTGCTGGTGAAGCCGCTGTTCGGCTCGCAGGGCGAAGGCATCGTGCGGCTGAAAGCCGGCGATGCGCTGCCGGCGGCCGAGACGCTGGGTAATGTCTGGTACATGCAGCGCTACAGCGCGCGCTCGCGCGACAGCGTCGGCGAGTGGTCGGACTGGCGCGTCATGGTGATCGACGGCAAGCCGGTCGCTGCCATGCTGCGCCGCGGCAAGAGCTGGCTCAACAACGTCGCCCAGGGCGGCGTCTGCGAGGCGATTCCGGTGTCGCCGGACGACGCGCTGATGCGTCTGGCCGTCGACGCCACCCGCGCCTGCGGCATGGATTACGCCGGCATCGACATCCTGCGCGACGACCACGGCGAGCTCACCGTGCTTGAGGTGAACAGCATTCCGGCCTGGAAGGGCCTGCAGAGCGTGACACCGCTGAACATCGCGCAACTGCTGGCCGACGACCTGCTGCGCCGCATTCCGGGCGCCAGCGTGATCGCATGCTGA
- a CDS encoding triphosphoribosyl-dephospho-CoA synthase — protein sequence MLSTPAAAQLATLFERACRLDVEALKPGNVGLHGDGHRMQVDDFIASARAAAAPLCRPDATVGERIEDAMRATWQAVGCNTNLGIVLGCAPIAHAALHRNSDETLRASLQRTLAGLTVIDASHAYAAIRLAHPAGIGERAEHDVAQAPVITLLEAMQLAAHRDSIASLYASGHALVFDHLLPKYVAARRRWCSEAWAATTVFMFCLALIPDTHIARKHGAETARLIREKGVQMYVRLEQCGDPVMMQDALMAWDAELKSAGINPGTSADLTVVTAFMGGVLDWIEGRHEEQQKKKF from the coding sequence ATGCTGAGTACGCCAGCGGCGGCGCAGCTCGCCACGCTGTTCGAGCGTGCCTGCCGGCTCGACGTCGAGGCGCTCAAGCCGGGCAACGTCGGCCTGCACGGCGACGGTCACCGCATGCAGGTCGATGATTTCATCGCCAGTGCACGGGCCGCTGCCGCACCGCTGTGTCGTCCCGACGCCACAGTCGGCGAGCGCATCGAGGACGCGATGCGCGCCACCTGGCAGGCGGTCGGCTGCAACACCAATCTGGGCATCGTGCTCGGTTGTGCGCCGATCGCCCATGCCGCACTGCATCGAAACAGCGACGAAACGCTCCGCGCATCGCTGCAGCGCACACTGGCCGGACTGACGGTCATCGACGCGTCACACGCGTATGCGGCAATCCGCCTGGCACATCCGGCAGGCATCGGGGAACGCGCCGAGCACGACGTTGCCCAAGCCCCGGTGATCACGCTGCTCGAAGCAATGCAGCTGGCGGCGCACCGGGACAGCATCGCCTCGCTTTACGCAAGCGGTCATGCTCTGGTGTTCGATCATCTGCTGCCGAAGTATGTTGCAGCGCGTCGTCGATGGTGCAGTGAAGCATGGGCAGCGACCACAGTGTTCATGTTCTGTCTCGCATTGATTCCCGACACCCATATCGCGCGCAAACATGGTGCGGAAACGGCGCGCTTGATACGCGAAAAGGGCGTCCAGATGTACGTTCGGCTTGAACAATGTGGCGATCCGGTTATGATGCAAGACGCGCTGATGGCATGGGACGCAGAGCTCAAATCAGCCGGAATCAACCCCGGTACAAGCGCCGATCTGACCGTCGTGACGGCCTTCATGGGCGGCGTGCTCGACTGGATCGAAGGGCGGCATGAAGAGCAGCAGAAGAAGAAGTTTTGA
- the fae gene encoding formaldehyde-activating enzyme, producing the protein MAKINGLCVGESLVGDGNEVAHIDLIMGPRGSAAEAAFANALVNNKDGFTSLLAVVAPNLVCKPATVMFNKVTIKGAKQAVQMFGPAQRGVAMAVADSVADGTIPADEADNLFICVGVFIHWLADDDAKIQDFNYRAVKESIARAVAGTPTAAEVVAKKGSAAHPFAAN; encoded by the coding sequence ATGGCGAAGATTAACGGTCTGTGTGTTGGCGAATCCCTGGTTGGTGACGGCAACGAAGTTGCTCACATCGACCTGATCATGGGCCCGCGTGGCAGCGCCGCTGAAGCCGCGTTCGCAAACGCACTGGTCAACAACAAGGACGGCTTCACGTCCCTGCTGGCCGTTGTCGCTCCGAACCTGGTCTGCAAGCCGGCCACCGTCATGTTCAACAAGGTCACCATCAAGGGCGCCAAGCAAGCCGTCCAGATGTTTGGCCCGGCACAGCGCGGCGTTGCAATGGCCGTGGCTGACAGCGTTGCTGACGGCACGATCCCGGCTGACGAAGCCGACAACCTGTTCATCTGCGTTGGCGTGTTCATCCACTGGCTGGCCGACGACGACGCGAAGATCCAGGACTTCAACTACCGCGCTGTCAAGGAATCGATCGCCCGTGCAGTTGCCGGCACCCCGACCGCTGCTGAAGTGGTTGCCAAGAAGGGTTCCGCTGCTCACCCGTTCGCCGCCAACTAA
- a CDS encoding MFS transporter yields the protein MTSVQTTPKAGRREWTGLAVIALPCLVYAMDLTVLNLALPAISTDLAPSAAQMLWIIDIYGFMVAGLLITMGTLGDRIGRRRLLLAGAAAFALTSVLAAFASSPGTLIAARALLGVAGATLAPSTLSLIRNMFHDEHERQFAIGIWITAFSVGSALGPLIGGVMLQYFWWGSTFLLAVPVMALLLLLGASLLPEYRDEHAGRIDLPSVALSLSAVLSTIYGLKHAATLGPDALALAAVLVGVSLGVLFVRRQRTIAYPLLDVALFRRPAFSATVAAYALSCLAMFGVYIFIAQHLQLVLGLSPLEAGVAILPWSLGFVFGSLLTPRLARHVSAVSILVWGMAITAVGFALLTLIDGPHGLAVLVVATVVMSLGMAPVFTIGNDIIVGSAPPERAGAAAALSETSAEFSGALGIALFGSLGTLIYRHLLSGSMPADLPAALSAGALSTIGGAVAAAAQLPAPAGPALLSAAHAAFTDALQFTAACGAVLVAGASLLVARILRVPAQAAAGADAR from the coding sequence ATGACTTCTGTTCAGACCACCCCGAAAGCCGGCCGTCGCGAGTGGACAGGTCTCGCAGTGATCGCCCTGCCCTGTCTGGTCTATGCGATGGACCTGACGGTGCTCAATCTCGCGCTGCCGGCGATCAGCACCGACCTTGCGCCCAGCGCCGCTCAGATGCTGTGGATCATCGACATCTACGGCTTCATGGTGGCCGGCCTGCTGATCACGATGGGAACGCTGGGCGACCGCATCGGCCGCCGACGCCTGCTGCTGGCCGGTGCGGCCGCATTCGCGCTGACCTCGGTGCTGGCCGCCTTCGCCAGCAGCCCCGGCACGCTGATCGCGGCGCGTGCCCTGCTCGGCGTGGCCGGGGCGACGCTGGCGCCGTCCACGCTTTCGCTGATCCGCAACATGTTCCATGACGAGCACGAACGACAGTTCGCCATCGGCATCTGGATCACCGCCTTCTCGGTCGGCAGTGCGCTCGGTCCGCTGATCGGCGGCGTCATGCTGCAGTACTTCTGGTGGGGCTCGACCTTCCTGCTGGCGGTGCCGGTGATGGCACTGCTCCTGCTGCTCGGCGCCTCTCTGCTGCCGGAATACCGCGACGAACACGCCGGCCGCATCGACCTGCCCAGCGTCGCGCTGTCCCTGTCCGCCGTGCTGAGCACGATCTACGGTCTGAAGCACGCGGCGACGCTCGGGCCCGATGCGCTGGCGCTCGCCGCCGTGCTGGTGGGCGTGAGCCTCGGCGTGCTGTTCGTGCGGCGTCAGCGGACCATCGCCTACCCGCTGCTCGACGTCGCCCTGTTCCGCCGCCCTGCCTTCAGCGCCACAGTGGCCGCCTACGCGCTGTCCTGCCTGGCGATGTTCGGCGTCTACATCTTCATCGCCCAGCATCTCCAGTTGGTGCTCGGCCTGTCTCCGCTCGAAGCGGGCGTCGCCATCCTGCCGTGGTCGCTCGGCTTCGTGTTCGGTTCGCTGCTGACGCCGCGACTGGCGCGTCACGTGTCGGCGGTGTCGATACTGGTGTGGGGCATGGCGATCACCGCCGTCGGCTTCGCGCTGCTGACGCTGATCGACGGCCCGCACGGCCTCGCCGTGCTGGTCGTCGCTACCGTCGTGATGAGTCTGGGCATGGCGCCGGTGTTCACGATAGGCAACGACATCATCGTCGGTTCGGCGCCGCCGGAACGCGCCGGCGCAGCCGCGGCACTGTCGGAAACCAGCGCCGAGTTCAGCGGCGCGCTGGGCATCGCGCTGTTCGGCAGCTTGGGCACGCTGATCTACCGGCACCTGCTGAGCGGAAGCATGCCAGCCGACTTGCCGGCGGCGTTGTCAGCCGGTGCGCTATCGACCATAGGCGGTGCGGTCGCTGCCGCCGCACAGTTGCCCGCGCCAGCCGGCCCCGCGCTGCTGTCGGCCGCGCACGCCGCGTTCACCGACGCGCTGCAGTTCACCGCCGCCTGCGGCGCGGTACTGGTGGCGGGCGCCAGCCTGCTCGTCGCCCGCATCCTGCGCGTACCGGCGCAAGCTGCCGCCGGGGCCGACGCGCGCTGA
- a CDS encoding haloacid dehalogenase type II, whose product MKDVKAVVFDVFGTLVDWRTSIARELQAVFGDRADAFALADAWRAEYQPAMEEVRAGRIPFCKLDRLHRRNLDIVLARAGLDDCDEATRVALNLAWHRLDAWPDVAEGLQRLRRDYRIAPCSNGHIALMVDLARRNGFIWDAVLGAEVARDYKPRPVVYLAAADAFDLAPAQTLMVAAHSSDLAAASAAGLRTAFLARPDEFGAGRGESAAAVPVDLAVASVPELAQALAALR is encoded by the coding sequence GGACGTGAAGGCGGTGGTGTTCGACGTGTTTGGCACGCTGGTGGACTGGCGCACCTCGATCGCGCGCGAATTGCAGGCTGTGTTCGGCGATCGCGCCGATGCTTTTGCGCTGGCCGATGCGTGGCGGGCCGAGTACCAGCCGGCGATGGAGGAAGTGCGCGCCGGGCGCATTCCGTTCTGCAAGCTGGACCGGCTGCATCGGCGCAACCTCGACATCGTGCTCGCCCGCGCTGGGCTGGACGACTGCGACGAGGCGACGCGCGTCGCGCTGAACCTGGCCTGGCACCGCCTCGATGCCTGGCCTGACGTGGCGGAGGGGCTGCAGAGGCTGCGTCGTGATTACCGGATCGCGCCATGTTCGAACGGACATATCGCGCTGATGGTGGATCTGGCGCGGCGCAATGGCTTCATCTGGGACGCGGTGCTGGGTGCCGAAGTGGCGCGCGACTACAAGCCGCGGCCGGTGGTGTATCTGGCGGCGGCCGACGCTTTCGATCTGGCACCGGCGCAGACGCTGATGGTGGCGGCGCATTCGTCCGATCTGGCAGCCGCGTCTGCAGCCGGTCTGCGTACCGCCTTTCTGGCGCGGCCGGACGAGTTCGGCGCCGGGCGGGGCGAGTCAGCGGCGGCGGTTCCGGTCGACCTTGCTGTCGCCAGCGTGCCTGAACTGGCGCAGGCTCTGGCCGCACTGCGCTGA